The genomic DNA GCACGGTCTACGACTTCCGCAACGCCGCCGACATCCGCCTCGACGGCCCCGACGTCGACCTGCCGGGCGTACGGAACGTCAACGTGCCGCTCAACGACCCCGCGGAGGGCAAGGAGTTCTGGAAGCTGGTCCGCGACGGCGACATACCGACGCTGCGCTCGCTGCTCGGCGACGGCCAGGCGGCGGCGCGCATGGAGGACTCGTACCGGGACATGATCCTCAACCGCAACGCGGAGCACTCCCGGGTCCTGCACTCGCTGGCCGACGACGGCACCCCCGCGCTGCTGCACTGCGCGGCGGGCAAGGACCGGGCCGGGCTGACGATCGCGCTCGCGCTGCTGGCCGTGGGCGTCGAGCAGGAGGCGATCGAGGCGGACTACCTGGAGTCCAACGCCCAGCACCGCCGCTACCGGGTCCAGCGCGGCGAGGGCGCGCAGGGCGGCACGTCGCCCGAGGTGATGGAGCTGCTCAGCCCGCTGTTCGACGCCCGGGCGAGCTACCTGGGCGCGGCCTTCGCCACCATCGCCGAGCGCTGGGGCACCGTCGACCGCTACCTCCACGAGGCCCTGAGCCTCGGCGACACCGCTCGCGACCGCCTGCGCGCCAACCTGCTGACCGCCTGACCCGGCGGCGCGCCCGGCGGCCGGTCAGCGGCCGGAGACCGCCTGCTTGGCCAGGGTGCGGCC from Streptomyces sp. CMB-StM0423 includes the following:
- a CDS encoding tyrosine-protein phosphatase, giving the protein MTQTTEPELTGVRNFRDIGGLPTTGGGRTRPGRLYRSGHLAHATAEDAAFLGSLGLRTVYDFRNAADIRLDGPDVDLPGVRNVNVPLNDPAEGKEFWKLVRDGDIPTLRSLLGDGQAAARMEDSYRDMILNRNAEHSRVLHSLADDGTPALLHCAAGKDRAGLTIALALLAVGVEQEAIEADYLESNAQHRRYRVQRGEGAQGGTSPEVMELLSPLFDARASYLGAAFATIAERWGTVDRYLHEALSLGDTARDRLRANLLTA